Within the Pseudomonas fulva genome, the region AGGATCGTCTCGATGCCCAGCGCGAGGTGATCGGCAGCCCGCCGGTGGTCACCATCGGGCCGGGCAAGCGGCAGATGATCCGCCTCATGGCCATGCAGGCGCCACAGCCAGGGGTGCAGCAGGCCTACCGGGTGTTGATCGACGAAATGCTCGACAACGACGCCGCGGCCGATCCGCAACTGGGGGTGAAATTCCAGATGCGCTATTCGATTCCGCTGTTCGTGTTCGGCGCTGGCGCAGCGCCCGAGCGCGAGCAGAAGCCGGGCGGCGAGGGCCTGAAGACCCTGGCGCCGCAACTGAGCTATCAGGTGCAGCAGCAGGGCTCGGTGCGTTACCTGCTGGTGCGCAATGACGGCACCGCCCATGCCCGGCTGTCGGCGGTGCGCTTCAGCCGCGGCGGCCGGCAGCAGGTGGTGGCCGAAGGGTTGTTGGGCTACGTGCTGCCAGGCGCGCAGATGCGCTGGCCGCTGCCGGCCGGGGTGAGCGCGGAGGGCGCGACACTGCAGGCGATGGTCAATGATCGCAGCGAGCCGTTGACGATAACGGGGCGC harbors:
- a CDS encoding fimbrial biogenesis chaperone: MLIWPINPLIEADQKAVALWLENRGQAPVNLQVRVMSWQQAGFEDRLDAQREVIGSPPVVTIGPGKRQMIRLMAMQAPQPGVQQAYRVLIDEMLDNDAAADPQLGVKFQMRYSIPLFVFGAGAAPEREQKPGGEGLKTLAPQLSYQVQQQGSVRYLLVRNDGTAHARLSAVRFSRGGRQQVVAEGLLGYVLPGAQMRWPLPAGVSAEGATLQAMVNDRSEPLTITGR